The Henckelia pumila isolate YLH828 chromosome 2, ASM3356847v2, whole genome shotgun sequence genome includes a window with the following:
- the LOC140881258 gene encoding uncharacterized protein isoform X2 encodes MDSKEEASAEGYRPIATTDNSGGSTTTMALQRKRARRVSFAEMTSVHFFDRDEEDNETPLAKAAKRDRISANDLDFGLELEQPKEIDGEDTDVEDMEMPRSFLRPLGSPSPGGSTIGSASSNDEENFFGPVSASFIRPGRLSDSGASDDIHDVTMDSTAFSMHYRSLARSESGGELKTPTVGQLHFEDKTPVNASVESSMVFSSLKTLRPKSSSPISKLSSSRNSNEMSLVVENLNRYDYEKLSPGLDALLAETKKNLLSVTAHDDVTASKSRKSEENEFLLSPNHGDNTVSLSNYSRKEQGVICSHDKANGDESDVGSKSDEADGILGSFSPKKLLLNAFDVTARCLSDHRPNSSPYQLSKDEYESSAVLSKSPAKQQMLLTAASPCKDLEIVSTLQENPDSFLRIESIGHQDMETPIQRSISKLELMEKSSFCSAFSARLDNATIKTLEFVKSPLDSVPYKNCDIFKSDLMNDIVTQEKLTNSCHGKELKNSLSLDNDLVESFNYVGGENHLEKYLGHISSVKSPSSLSARKPSSVLKYGQTAGSNLKRGLFTKKPSEDELMTKTESLLAEIAFSIEDKAIVTPSKNQLKRTIDFDKDQGIAPEENLVDPNLSTETGKVDVVALGVKSSSNMPTSDVNHFEQLIGLEVANGREIDINNKENFGSTGNITVLGEDNKSGVMLPKTPVKGIKNSTNTSRFANNLAGEEFRAISGGTSSSLPSVNLNERSLMCQRGHSSGLETLDSLNDGDMETTIGRERKHWTNILSKFSEDTKHLFFGSGDEFNLMMFGVLGDLLVHLKKSKFYKTLFADAAPKCTSALHDQQIERVAETNTMLSQIVLERAKLQLNHLKRETLLKRLQQLSSRIQESQLIRTDLSSCSMEVSNSVIRFHAVGNQSVSVYPNKANEANAHRVCHEKLAAMRTVLEASEKKISNLKKNFHASCKIRTEPGCGDTIALVNEHFTKRAYCRFVRQDMQMWVFHSVESMSNHHSIVLDYLGLVVQRIEVVVGPTASVSFSLEANDTNFMKNFPNMDACMAVKFVCNAEIKCKYAGSKSLVREIQVTNSLLGTLLDVFEEVQLAQIEFQNLTDSSFCSPSVEQLVLKLCFYSFVAEKKVILELDMSCLKRGVYPSDILPFQIAMPPDVKKCSSSESILDEIKDALKSLKTGYLRILRICSCVSQVVQAASRA; translated from the exons ATGGATTCCAAGGAAGAAGCTTCAGCCGAGGGATATCGCCCCATCGCCACTACGGATAATTCCGGCGGCAGCACCACTACAATGGCTCTGCAGAGGAAGAGGGCACGGAGAGTCAGTTTTGCAGAGATGACTTCCGTTCACTTCTTCGATCGAGATGAAGAAGATAACGAAACTCCTCTCGCTAAAGCTGCAAAAAGGGACAGAATTTCGGCTAATGACCTGGATTTTGGACTGGAACTTGAGCAACCTAAGGAAATCGATGGCGAGGACACTGATGTTGAAGATATGGAAATGCCAAGATCATTTCTGCGACCGTTGGGGTCACCTTCTCCTGGAGGGAGCACCATTGGTTCTGCCTCGTCCAATGATG AAGAAAATTTCTTTGGCCCGGTATCTGCCAGTTTTATAAGGCCTGGGCGGTTGTCTGATTCCGGAGCTTCAGATGATATTCATGATGTTACAATGGATTCAACTGCTTTTTCCATGCATTACCGTAGCCTTGCTAGGTCAGAGTCAGGAGGAGAATTAAAAACCCCGACAGTAGGTCAACTGCATTTTGAGGATAAAACACCTGTGAATGCAAGTGTAGAAAGCTCCATGGTATTCTCTTCACTGAAAACTCTAAGGCCCAAATCCTCTTCACCGATATCAAAATTAAGCAGTAGTCGCAATTCCAATGAAATGAGCCTAGTAGTAGAAAACCTTAACCGATATGACTATGAGAAACTGTCACCAGGATTGGATGCACTGCTGGCAGAAACTAAGAAAAATTTGCTTTCTGTAACTGCACATGATGATGTAACCGCTTCAAAATCACGTAAAAGTGAGGAAAATGAGTTTTTATTATCACCCAATCATGGGGATAACACCGTGAGTTTGAGCAATTATTCTAGGAAAGAGCAAGGTGTGATCTGTTCCCATGATAAGGCAAATGGGGATGAATCTGATGTTGGCAGCAAGTCGGATGAGGCAGATGGCATTCTTGGAAGCTTTTCCCCTAAAAAACTCTTGCTCAATGCATTTGATGTTACAGCTCGTTGCTTATCTGATCATAGACCAAATTCATCACCATATCAATTGAGTAAA GATGAGTATGAATCCTCAGCAGTATTGTCTAAATCTCCTGCCAAACAGCAAATGCTTCTAACAGCTGCTTCTCCTTGTAAAGATCTTGAGATCGTGAGTACTTTGCAAGAAAATCCAGATTCCTTTCTGAGAATTGAAAGCATAGGACATCAGGATATGGAGACTCCAATTCAACGAAGCATCTCCAAACTGGAATTAATGGAGAAATCTTCCTTCTGTTCTGCCTTCAGTGCCCGACTGGATAATGCCACGATCAAGACCCTGGAGTTTGTAAAATCCCCTCTTGACagtgttccatacaaaaattgtgatatttttaaaagTGATCTCATGAACGATATCGTGACTCAAGAGAAACTTACAAATTCTTGTCACGGTAAAGAATTGAAAAATTCCTTAAGCTTGGATAATGACTTGGTAGAGAGTTTTAACTATGTTGGTGGTGAAAATCATTTGGAAAAATATTTGGGCCATATATCTAGTGTGAAATCCCCAAGTAGCTTGAGTGCCAGGAAGCCCTCTTCAGTTTTAAAATATGGACAAACTGCTGGAAGTAATTTGAAGCGTGGTTTGTTCACAAAAAAGCCAAGTGAAGATGAATTAATGACCAAAACTGAGTCTTTATTAGCTGAAATTGCTTTTAGCATAGAAGACAAAGCAATTGTGACTCCAAGCAAG AATCAGCTCAAACGCACTATAGATTTTGACAAAGATCAAGGTATTGCTCCAGAGGAAAATCTCGTTGATCCAAACCTGTCAACAGAAACTGGTAAGGTGGATGTTGTAGCCTTGGGAGTGAAGTCATCGTCAAACATGCCTACTTCTGACGTCAACCACTTTGAACAATTGATTGGGCTTGAAGTAGCAAATGGCAGAGAAATTGATATAAATAACAAGGAGAATTTTGGAAGCACTGGCAACATCACTGTTCTTGGTGAAGACAATAAATCTGGAGTCATGCTTCCTAAGACTCCGGTCAAAGGTATAAAAAATAGCACAAACACCTCCAGGTTTGCAAATAACCTTGCTGGTGAAGAATTCAGAGCTATTTCAGGTGGTACCAGTTCTTCATTGCCAAGTGTGAACTTAAATGAG AGAAGCCTCATGTGTCAGAGAGGCCACAGTAGTGGTCTAGAAACACTGGATTCTCTTAACGATGGCGACATGGAAACAACGATAGGCCGAGAAAGGAAACATTGGACTAAT ATATTATCAAAATTCTCCGAGGATACCAAACATTTGTTTTTTGGATCAGGCGATGAGTTTAATCTCATGATG TTTGGTGTGCTAGGAGATTTGTTGGTTCACCTGAAAAAGTCAAAATTCTACAAGACACTGTTCGCTGATGCTGCTCCCAAG TGTACATCTGCTCTCCATGACCAACAAATCGAGAG AGTCGCTGAAACAAATACAATGTTATCACAAATTGTATTAGAGAGGGCAAAATTACAGCTGAACCATTTAAAAAGGGAGACTCTTTTG AAAAGGTTACAACAGTTAAGTTCTAGAATACAGGAGTCACAATTAATAAGAACAGATCTGTCCTCATGTTCAATGGAGGTATCCAACTCTGTTATCCGATTTCATGCTGTTGGCAACCAGTCAGTTTCTGTATATCCGAATAAAGCAAATGAGGCGAATGCG CACCGGGTTTGCCATGAAAAATTGGCCGCAATGAGGACTGTCTTAGAAGCTTCagagaaaaaaatttcaaacttgAAGAAAAATTTCCATGCATCTTGCAAGATTAGAACTGAGCCAGGATGTGGTGACACCATTGCTTTGGTTAATGAACATTTTACAAAAAGGGCTTATTGCAGGTTCGTTCGTCAAGATATGCAG atgTGGGTGTTCCATAGTGTGGAAAGCATGAGCAATCATCACAGTATTGTCCTCGACTACCTCGGCCTTGTTGTCCAGAG AATAGAAGTTGTAGTTGGCCCTACAGCAAGCGTATCATTTTCACTTGAAGCCAATGATACTAACTTCATGAAG AATTTTCCAAATATGGATGCTTGCATGGCAGTTAAATTTGTGTGTAATGCCGAGATCAAGTGCAAATATGCTGGTTCTAAATCTCTGGTTCGAGAAATACAA GTGACCAATTCACTTTTAGGTACCTTGCTGGACGTGTTTGAGGAGGTACAGCTAGCACAAATCGAGTTCCAGAACTTGACAGACTCGAGTTTTTGTTCACCATCTG TTGAGCAGCTTGTTCTGAAGCTTTGTTTCTATAGTTTCGTTGCCGAGAAGAAGGTGATCCTGGAGCTTGACATGTCTTGCTTGAAAAG GGGAGTCTATCCTTCGGACATTCTTCCATTTCAGATTGCAATGCCTCCTGACGTGAAGAAATGTTCGTCGTCAGAATCAATCTTAGATGAGATTAAAGATGCACTCAAGAGTCTCAAAACAGGGTACTTGAGAATTTTACGAATCTGCAGTTGTGTGTCACAGGTGGTCCAAGCTGCTTCAAGGGCATAA
- the LOC140881258 gene encoding uncharacterized protein isoform X3: protein MDSKEEASAEGYRPIATTDNSGGSTTTMALQRKRARRVSFAEMTSVHFFDRDEEDNETPLAKAAKRDRISANDLDFGLELEQPKEIDGEDTDVEDMEMPRSFLRPLGSPSPGGSTIGSASSNDEENFFGPVSASFIRPGRLSDSGASDDIHDVTMDSTAFSMHYRSLARSESGGELKTPTVGQLHFEDKTPVNASVESSMVFSSLKTLRPKSSSPISKLSSSRNSNEMSLVVENLNRYDYEKLSPGLDALLAETKKNLLSVTAHDDVTASKSRKSEENEFLLSPNHGDNTVSLSNYSRKEQGVICSHDKANGDESDVGSKSDEADGILGSFSPKKLLLNAFDVTARCLSDHRPNSSPYQLSKDEYESSAVLSKSPAKQQMLLTAASPCKDLEIVSTLQENPDSFLRIESIGHQDMETPIQRSISKLELMEKSSFCSAFSARLDNATIKTLEFVKSPLDSVPYKNCDIFKSDLMNDIVTQEKLTNSCHGKELKNSLSLDNDLVESFNYVGGENHLEKYLGHISSVKSPSSLSARKPSSVLKYGQTAGSNLKRGLFTKKPSEDELMTKTESLLAEIAFSIEDKAIVTPSKVVSSRAKNLDYKFLASQGHQFNHSKDLMLQNQLKRTIDFDKDQGIAPEENLVDPNLSTETGKVDVVALGVKSSSNMPTSDVNHFEQLIGLEVANGREIDINNKENFGSTGNITVLGEDNKSGVMLPKTPVKGIKNSTNTSRFANNLAGEEFRAISGGTSSSLPSVNLNERSLMCQRGHSSGLETLDSLNDGDMETTIGRERKHWTNILSKFSEDTKHLFFGSGDEFNLMMFGVLGDLLVHLKKSKFYKTLFADAAPKCTSALHDQQIERVAETNTMLSQIVLERAKLQLNHLKRETLLKRLQQLSSRIQESQLIRTDLSSCSMEVSNSVIRFHAVGNQSVSVYPNKANEANAHRVCHEKLAAMRTVLEASEKKISNLKKNFHASCKIRTEPGCGDTIALVNEHFTKRAYCRFVRQDMQMWVFHSVESMSNHHSIVLDYLGLVVQRIEVVVGPTASVSFSLEANDTNFMKNFPNMDACMAVKFVCNAEIKCKYAGSKSLVREIQVTNSLLGTLLDVFEEVQLAQIEFQNLTDSSFCSPSVSLPRRR from the exons ATGGATTCCAAGGAAGAAGCTTCAGCCGAGGGATATCGCCCCATCGCCACTACGGATAATTCCGGCGGCAGCACCACTACAATGGCTCTGCAGAGGAAGAGGGCACGGAGAGTCAGTTTTGCAGAGATGACTTCCGTTCACTTCTTCGATCGAGATGAAGAAGATAACGAAACTCCTCTCGCTAAAGCTGCAAAAAGGGACAGAATTTCGGCTAATGACCTGGATTTTGGACTGGAACTTGAGCAACCTAAGGAAATCGATGGCGAGGACACTGATGTTGAAGATATGGAAATGCCAAGATCATTTCTGCGACCGTTGGGGTCACCTTCTCCTGGAGGGAGCACCATTGGTTCTGCCTCGTCCAATGATG AAGAAAATTTCTTTGGCCCGGTATCTGCCAGTTTTATAAGGCCTGGGCGGTTGTCTGATTCCGGAGCTTCAGATGATATTCATGATGTTACAATGGATTCAACTGCTTTTTCCATGCATTACCGTAGCCTTGCTAGGTCAGAGTCAGGAGGAGAATTAAAAACCCCGACAGTAGGTCAACTGCATTTTGAGGATAAAACACCTGTGAATGCAAGTGTAGAAAGCTCCATGGTATTCTCTTCACTGAAAACTCTAAGGCCCAAATCCTCTTCACCGATATCAAAATTAAGCAGTAGTCGCAATTCCAATGAAATGAGCCTAGTAGTAGAAAACCTTAACCGATATGACTATGAGAAACTGTCACCAGGATTGGATGCACTGCTGGCAGAAACTAAGAAAAATTTGCTTTCTGTAACTGCACATGATGATGTAACCGCTTCAAAATCACGTAAAAGTGAGGAAAATGAGTTTTTATTATCACCCAATCATGGGGATAACACCGTGAGTTTGAGCAATTATTCTAGGAAAGAGCAAGGTGTGATCTGTTCCCATGATAAGGCAAATGGGGATGAATCTGATGTTGGCAGCAAGTCGGATGAGGCAGATGGCATTCTTGGAAGCTTTTCCCCTAAAAAACTCTTGCTCAATGCATTTGATGTTACAGCTCGTTGCTTATCTGATCATAGACCAAATTCATCACCATATCAATTGAGTAAA GATGAGTATGAATCCTCAGCAGTATTGTCTAAATCTCCTGCCAAACAGCAAATGCTTCTAACAGCTGCTTCTCCTTGTAAAGATCTTGAGATCGTGAGTACTTTGCAAGAAAATCCAGATTCCTTTCTGAGAATTGAAAGCATAGGACATCAGGATATGGAGACTCCAATTCAACGAAGCATCTCCAAACTGGAATTAATGGAGAAATCTTCCTTCTGTTCTGCCTTCAGTGCCCGACTGGATAATGCCACGATCAAGACCCTGGAGTTTGTAAAATCCCCTCTTGACagtgttccatacaaaaattgtgatatttttaaaagTGATCTCATGAACGATATCGTGACTCAAGAGAAACTTACAAATTCTTGTCACGGTAAAGAATTGAAAAATTCCTTAAGCTTGGATAATGACTTGGTAGAGAGTTTTAACTATGTTGGTGGTGAAAATCATTTGGAAAAATATTTGGGCCATATATCTAGTGTGAAATCCCCAAGTAGCTTGAGTGCCAGGAAGCCCTCTTCAGTTTTAAAATATGGACAAACTGCTGGAAGTAATTTGAAGCGTGGTTTGTTCACAAAAAAGCCAAGTGAAGATGAATTAATGACCAAAACTGAGTCTTTATTAGCTGAAATTGCTTTTAGCATAGAAGACAAAGCAATTGTGACTCCAAGCAAGGTTGTTTCTTCTCGTGCAAAAAATTTGGATTATAAGTTTTTAGCTTCTCAAGGTCATCAATTTAATCATTCTAAAGATTTAATGCTTCAGAATCAGCTCAAACGCACTATAGATTTTGACAAAGATCAAGGTATTGCTCCAGAGGAAAATCTCGTTGATCCAAACCTGTCAACAGAAACTGGTAAGGTGGATGTTGTAGCCTTGGGAGTGAAGTCATCGTCAAACATGCCTACTTCTGACGTCAACCACTTTGAACAATTGATTGGGCTTGAAGTAGCAAATGGCAGAGAAATTGATATAAATAACAAGGAGAATTTTGGAAGCACTGGCAACATCACTGTTCTTGGTGAAGACAATAAATCTGGAGTCATGCTTCCTAAGACTCCGGTCAAAGGTATAAAAAATAGCACAAACACCTCCAGGTTTGCAAATAACCTTGCTGGTGAAGAATTCAGAGCTATTTCAGGTGGTACCAGTTCTTCATTGCCAAGTGTGAACTTAAATGAG AGAAGCCTCATGTGTCAGAGAGGCCACAGTAGTGGTCTAGAAACACTGGATTCTCTTAACGATGGCGACATGGAAACAACGATAGGCCGAGAAAGGAAACATTGGACTAAT ATATTATCAAAATTCTCCGAGGATACCAAACATTTGTTTTTTGGATCAGGCGATGAGTTTAATCTCATGATG TTTGGTGTGCTAGGAGATTTGTTGGTTCACCTGAAAAAGTCAAAATTCTACAAGACACTGTTCGCTGATGCTGCTCCCAAG TGTACATCTGCTCTCCATGACCAACAAATCGAGAG AGTCGCTGAAACAAATACAATGTTATCACAAATTGTATTAGAGAGGGCAAAATTACAGCTGAACCATTTAAAAAGGGAGACTCTTTTG AAAAGGTTACAACAGTTAAGTTCTAGAATACAGGAGTCACAATTAATAAGAACAGATCTGTCCTCATGTTCAATGGAGGTATCCAACTCTGTTATCCGATTTCATGCTGTTGGCAACCAGTCAGTTTCTGTATATCCGAATAAAGCAAATGAGGCGAATGCG CACCGGGTTTGCCATGAAAAATTGGCCGCAATGAGGACTGTCTTAGAAGCTTCagagaaaaaaatttcaaacttgAAGAAAAATTTCCATGCATCTTGCAAGATTAGAACTGAGCCAGGATGTGGTGACACCATTGCTTTGGTTAATGAACATTTTACAAAAAGGGCTTATTGCAGGTTCGTTCGTCAAGATATGCAG atgTGGGTGTTCCATAGTGTGGAAAGCATGAGCAATCATCACAGTATTGTCCTCGACTACCTCGGCCTTGTTGTCCAGAG AATAGAAGTTGTAGTTGGCCCTACAGCAAGCGTATCATTTTCACTTGAAGCCAATGATACTAACTTCATGAAG AATTTTCCAAATATGGATGCTTGCATGGCAGTTAAATTTGTGTGTAATGCCGAGATCAAGTGCAAATATGCTGGTTCTAAATCTCTGGTTCGAGAAATACAA GTGACCAATTCACTTTTAGGTACCTTGCTGGACGTGTTTGAGGAGGTACAGCTAGCACAAATCGAGTTCCAGAACTTGACAGACTCGAGTTTTTGTTCACCATCTG TTTCGTTGCCGAGAAGAAGGTGA
- the LOC140881258 gene encoding uncharacterized protein isoform X1, whose protein sequence is MDSKEEASAEGYRPIATTDNSGGSTTTMALQRKRARRVSFAEMTSVHFFDRDEEDNETPLAKAAKRDRISANDLDFGLELEQPKEIDGEDTDVEDMEMPRSFLRPLGSPSPGGSTIGSASSNDEENFFGPVSASFIRPGRLSDSGASDDIHDVTMDSTAFSMHYRSLARSESGGELKTPTVGQLHFEDKTPVNASVESSMVFSSLKTLRPKSSSPISKLSSSRNSNEMSLVVENLNRYDYEKLSPGLDALLAETKKNLLSVTAHDDVTASKSRKSEENEFLLSPNHGDNTVSLSNYSRKEQGVICSHDKANGDESDVGSKSDEADGILGSFSPKKLLLNAFDVTARCLSDHRPNSSPYQLSKDEYESSAVLSKSPAKQQMLLTAASPCKDLEIVSTLQENPDSFLRIESIGHQDMETPIQRSISKLELMEKSSFCSAFSARLDNATIKTLEFVKSPLDSVPYKNCDIFKSDLMNDIVTQEKLTNSCHGKELKNSLSLDNDLVESFNYVGGENHLEKYLGHISSVKSPSSLSARKPSSVLKYGQTAGSNLKRGLFTKKPSEDELMTKTESLLAEIAFSIEDKAIVTPSKVVSSRAKNLDYKFLASQGHQFNHSKDLMLQNQLKRTIDFDKDQGIAPEENLVDPNLSTETGKVDVVALGVKSSSNMPTSDVNHFEQLIGLEVANGREIDINNKENFGSTGNITVLGEDNKSGVMLPKTPVKGIKNSTNTSRFANNLAGEEFRAISGGTSSSLPSVNLNERSLMCQRGHSSGLETLDSLNDGDMETTIGRERKHWTNILSKFSEDTKHLFFGSGDEFNLMMFGVLGDLLVHLKKSKFYKTLFADAAPKCTSALHDQQIERVAETNTMLSQIVLERAKLQLNHLKRETLLKRLQQLSSRIQESQLIRTDLSSCSMEVSNSVIRFHAVGNQSVSVYPNKANEANAHRVCHEKLAAMRTVLEASEKKISNLKKNFHASCKIRTEPGCGDTIALVNEHFTKRAYCRFVRQDMQMWVFHSVESMSNHHSIVLDYLGLVVQRIEVVVGPTASVSFSLEANDTNFMKNFPNMDACMAVKFVCNAEIKCKYAGSKSLVREIQVTNSLLGTLLDVFEEVQLAQIEFQNLTDSSFCSPSVEQLVLKLCFYSFVAEKKVILELDMSCLKRGVYPSDILPFQIAMPPDVKKCSSSESILDEIKDALKSLKTGYLRILRICSCVSQVVQAASRA, encoded by the exons ATGGATTCCAAGGAAGAAGCTTCAGCCGAGGGATATCGCCCCATCGCCACTACGGATAATTCCGGCGGCAGCACCACTACAATGGCTCTGCAGAGGAAGAGGGCACGGAGAGTCAGTTTTGCAGAGATGACTTCCGTTCACTTCTTCGATCGAGATGAAGAAGATAACGAAACTCCTCTCGCTAAAGCTGCAAAAAGGGACAGAATTTCGGCTAATGACCTGGATTTTGGACTGGAACTTGAGCAACCTAAGGAAATCGATGGCGAGGACACTGATGTTGAAGATATGGAAATGCCAAGATCATTTCTGCGACCGTTGGGGTCACCTTCTCCTGGAGGGAGCACCATTGGTTCTGCCTCGTCCAATGATG AAGAAAATTTCTTTGGCCCGGTATCTGCCAGTTTTATAAGGCCTGGGCGGTTGTCTGATTCCGGAGCTTCAGATGATATTCATGATGTTACAATGGATTCAACTGCTTTTTCCATGCATTACCGTAGCCTTGCTAGGTCAGAGTCAGGAGGAGAATTAAAAACCCCGACAGTAGGTCAACTGCATTTTGAGGATAAAACACCTGTGAATGCAAGTGTAGAAAGCTCCATGGTATTCTCTTCACTGAAAACTCTAAGGCCCAAATCCTCTTCACCGATATCAAAATTAAGCAGTAGTCGCAATTCCAATGAAATGAGCCTAGTAGTAGAAAACCTTAACCGATATGACTATGAGAAACTGTCACCAGGATTGGATGCACTGCTGGCAGAAACTAAGAAAAATTTGCTTTCTGTAACTGCACATGATGATGTAACCGCTTCAAAATCACGTAAAAGTGAGGAAAATGAGTTTTTATTATCACCCAATCATGGGGATAACACCGTGAGTTTGAGCAATTATTCTAGGAAAGAGCAAGGTGTGATCTGTTCCCATGATAAGGCAAATGGGGATGAATCTGATGTTGGCAGCAAGTCGGATGAGGCAGATGGCATTCTTGGAAGCTTTTCCCCTAAAAAACTCTTGCTCAATGCATTTGATGTTACAGCTCGTTGCTTATCTGATCATAGACCAAATTCATCACCATATCAATTGAGTAAA GATGAGTATGAATCCTCAGCAGTATTGTCTAAATCTCCTGCCAAACAGCAAATGCTTCTAACAGCTGCTTCTCCTTGTAAAGATCTTGAGATCGTGAGTACTTTGCAAGAAAATCCAGATTCCTTTCTGAGAATTGAAAGCATAGGACATCAGGATATGGAGACTCCAATTCAACGAAGCATCTCCAAACTGGAATTAATGGAGAAATCTTCCTTCTGTTCTGCCTTCAGTGCCCGACTGGATAATGCCACGATCAAGACCCTGGAGTTTGTAAAATCCCCTCTTGACagtgttccatacaaaaattgtgatatttttaaaagTGATCTCATGAACGATATCGTGACTCAAGAGAAACTTACAAATTCTTGTCACGGTAAAGAATTGAAAAATTCCTTAAGCTTGGATAATGACTTGGTAGAGAGTTTTAACTATGTTGGTGGTGAAAATCATTTGGAAAAATATTTGGGCCATATATCTAGTGTGAAATCCCCAAGTAGCTTGAGTGCCAGGAAGCCCTCTTCAGTTTTAAAATATGGACAAACTGCTGGAAGTAATTTGAAGCGTGGTTTGTTCACAAAAAAGCCAAGTGAAGATGAATTAATGACCAAAACTGAGTCTTTATTAGCTGAAATTGCTTTTAGCATAGAAGACAAAGCAATTGTGACTCCAAGCAAGGTTGTTTCTTCTCGTGCAAAAAATTTGGATTATAAGTTTTTAGCTTCTCAAGGTCATCAATTTAATCATTCTAAAGATTTAATGCTTCAGAATCAGCTCAAACGCACTATAGATTTTGACAAAGATCAAGGTATTGCTCCAGAGGAAAATCTCGTTGATCCAAACCTGTCAACAGAAACTGGTAAGGTGGATGTTGTAGCCTTGGGAGTGAAGTCATCGTCAAACATGCCTACTTCTGACGTCAACCACTTTGAACAATTGATTGGGCTTGAAGTAGCAAATGGCAGAGAAATTGATATAAATAACAAGGAGAATTTTGGAAGCACTGGCAACATCACTGTTCTTGGTGAAGACAATAAATCTGGAGTCATGCTTCCTAAGACTCCGGTCAAAGGTATAAAAAATAGCACAAACACCTCCAGGTTTGCAAATAACCTTGCTGGTGAAGAATTCAGAGCTATTTCAGGTGGTACCAGTTCTTCATTGCCAAGTGTGAACTTAAATGAG AGAAGCCTCATGTGTCAGAGAGGCCACAGTAGTGGTCTAGAAACACTGGATTCTCTTAACGATGGCGACATGGAAACAACGATAGGCCGAGAAAGGAAACATTGGACTAAT ATATTATCAAAATTCTCCGAGGATACCAAACATTTGTTTTTTGGATCAGGCGATGAGTTTAATCTCATGATG TTTGGTGTGCTAGGAGATTTGTTGGTTCACCTGAAAAAGTCAAAATTCTACAAGACACTGTTCGCTGATGCTGCTCCCAAG TGTACATCTGCTCTCCATGACCAACAAATCGAGAG AGTCGCTGAAACAAATACAATGTTATCACAAATTGTATTAGAGAGGGCAAAATTACAGCTGAACCATTTAAAAAGGGAGACTCTTTTG AAAAGGTTACAACAGTTAAGTTCTAGAATACAGGAGTCACAATTAATAAGAACAGATCTGTCCTCATGTTCAATGGAGGTATCCAACTCTGTTATCCGATTTCATGCTGTTGGCAACCAGTCAGTTTCTGTATATCCGAATAAAGCAAATGAGGCGAATGCG CACCGGGTTTGCCATGAAAAATTGGCCGCAATGAGGACTGTCTTAGAAGCTTCagagaaaaaaatttcaaacttgAAGAAAAATTTCCATGCATCTTGCAAGATTAGAACTGAGCCAGGATGTGGTGACACCATTGCTTTGGTTAATGAACATTTTACAAAAAGGGCTTATTGCAGGTTCGTTCGTCAAGATATGCAG atgTGGGTGTTCCATAGTGTGGAAAGCATGAGCAATCATCACAGTATTGTCCTCGACTACCTCGGCCTTGTTGTCCAGAG AATAGAAGTTGTAGTTGGCCCTACAGCAAGCGTATCATTTTCACTTGAAGCCAATGATACTAACTTCATGAAG AATTTTCCAAATATGGATGCTTGCATGGCAGTTAAATTTGTGTGTAATGCCGAGATCAAGTGCAAATATGCTGGTTCTAAATCTCTGGTTCGAGAAATACAA GTGACCAATTCACTTTTAGGTACCTTGCTGGACGTGTTTGAGGAGGTACAGCTAGCACAAATCGAGTTCCAGAACTTGACAGACTCGAGTTTTTGTTCACCATCTG TTGAGCAGCTTGTTCTGAAGCTTTGTTTCTATAGTTTCGTTGCCGAGAAGAAGGTGATCCTGGAGCTTGACATGTCTTGCTTGAAAAG GGGAGTCTATCCTTCGGACATTCTTCCATTTCAGATTGCAATGCCTCCTGACGTGAAGAAATGTTCGTCGTCAGAATCAATCTTAGATGAGATTAAAGATGCACTCAAGAGTCTCAAAACAGGGTACTTGAGAATTTTACGAATCTGCAGTTGTGTGTCACAGGTGGTCCAAGCTGCTTCAAGGGCATAA